The Anabrus simplex isolate iqAnaSimp1 chromosome 1, ASM4041472v1, whole genome shotgun sequence genome window below encodes:
- the LOC136887171 gene encoding NADH dehydrogenase [ubiquinone] 1 alpha subcomplex assembly factor 2 isoform X1, which produces MAQEGRSILAMIFRNFIQSLKPRQIIGTPVGKDYFGNKYFEIAADPRIGKRKPSRWFEPTEKDNFEQEIPAEWEAWLRGRREAPPTEEEVLRNLALMQQKKQNAAEIASKYSGAKNLGVLQQEKKGIESFPKYPEYEIMPGKSQNCEK; this is translated from the coding sequence ATGGCTCAAGAAGGAAGAAGTATATTGGctatgatatttagaaatttcattcaGTCATTGAAGCCTCGACAGATTATTGGAACTCCTGTAGGAAAAGATtattttggaaataaatattttgaaatagcAGCAGATCCAAGAATTGGTAAGAGAAAACCGTCACGATGGTTTGAACCAACTGAGAAGGATAATTTTGAACAGGAGATCCCAGCTGAGTGGGAAGCTTGGCTTCGAGGTAGAAGAGAAGCACCACCCACAGAGGAAGAAGTCTTAAGAAATCTTGCCCTTATGCAGCAAAAGAAACAAAATGCTGCTGAAATTGCCTCCAAGTACTCTGGTGCCAAAAATTTGGGTGTATTACAACAAGAAAAAAAAGGGATAGAATCTTTCCCAAAATATCCAGAATATGAAATAATGCCAGGAAAGTcacaaaattgtgaaaaatga
- the LOC137498541 gene encoding uncharacterized protein — MVRNYKRKTEKGAGGAYSSEDLEKALSDVKNGNKTTRGAAAFYNIPRSTLKHYVLGTRGKGNVSQGPNKGGGGVKSYLSADDEEELANGIRIMEKNGFGLTREEVLDIVKCYIVQNKLETRFKNQRPGEDWFRSFRKRNRLSIKLPQSIEHSRCDQTNPWIIYDFFDKLTQVVKELGLNGKPGQIYNCDETAFCHDPYKTRVVGAINEKSQRKTSASGRENTTALLCVSADGKLMPLLCVFKGKFVMENWIDQQVPTQTAVSASERGWMETTLFFHWFRDVFLTNIGTERPVLLLYDGHSTHISTQLIRLAQKNDVTIMKLPPHTTHILHPLDVAVFRGLKQKWDKELCKWQRQNPRKKIPKADFIGLLSKTALEVSSSTIINGFRATGIYDPDPEIQGPNRKAIPESIFSPRDLEKYKKHLTICDGTKETTEAGPSTAEPKDPITVEHKQPLTSQREQLPTLEPEQRPPTESERSSASELQQLMQSDPAQTSTFQHEQPLEPEQRPTAETEWSSASELQQLMQSDPAQPSTSQHEKLLEPEQHPTAETEQPSTSELEQSSTLKRKTFEELLLDLVRNDKTSDKPKKRKKLLITVK, encoded by the coding sequence ATGGTGCGGAACTACAAGAGAAAAACTGAGAAGGGTGCTGGGGGAGCCTACTCGTCTGAGGACCTTGAGAAAGCTCTAAGtgatgtgaaaaatggaaataaGACAACTCGAGGAGCAGCCGCTTTTTACAACATTCCGCGGAGTACTTTAAAACATTATGTTCTTGGAACTCGTGGGAAGGGAAATGTCTCTCAAGGTCCAAATAAAGGTGGCGGGGGTGTGAAATCTTATCTCTCTGCTGATGATGAAGAAGAACTTGCCAATGGGATTAGAATTATGGAGAAAAATGGTTTTGGTCTCACTCGTGAAGAGGTTTTAGATATAGTAAAATGTTACATTGTCCAAAACAAGTTGGAAACCAGATTCAAAAATCAACGACCTGGGGAAGACTGGTTTCGATCATTTCGAAAGAGGAATCGCCTATCAATTAAGTTGCCACAAAGCATTGAACATTCTCGCTGTGACCAAACAAATCCTTGGATAATATATGACTTTTTTGATAAATTAACACAGGTTGTTAAGGAACTTGGACTGAATGGGAAACCTGGGCAAATATACAACTGCGACGAAACCGCTTTTTGCCATGACCCCTATAAAACCCGAGTTGTAGGAGCTATCAATGAGAAGAGCCAACGAAAAACAAGTGCTTCTGGAAGAGAAAATACCACAGCATTGTTGTGCGTATCTGCTGATGGCAAGTTAATGCCTTTGCTTTGCGTTTTCAAGGGCAAATTCGTCATGGAGAACTGGATAGACCAGCAAGTACCTACACAAACAGCAGTATCTGCTAGTGAAAGAGGTTGGATGGAGACGACATTATTTTTTCATTGGTTCAGAGATGTATTTTTAACTAACATAGGCACGGAGAGACCAGTCCTCCTCCTTTATGATGGGCATTCAACACACATTTCTACACAGCTCATACGTTTAGCACAAAAGAACGATGTGACCATTATGAAACTGCCCCCGCATACAACACATATTTTGCACCCCTTAGATGTGGCAGTATTCAGGGGCCTAAAGCAGAAGTGGGACAAAGAACTTTGCAAATGGCAAAGGCAGAACCCAAGAAAGAAGATCCCTAAGGCAGACTTTATAGGTCTTCTTAGTAAAACTGCCCTGGAAGTTTCTTCGTCTACTATTATTAATGGGTTTAGGGCAACTGGTATCTATGACCCTGACCCAGAAATTCAAGGACCCAACCGAAAAGCAATTCCGGAGTCAATATTTTCTCCCAGAGACCTTGAGAAATACAAGAAACATCTCACGATTTGTGATGGTACGAAGGAAACAACAGAGGCAGGACCTTCAACAGCTGAGCCTAAGGATCCTATAACAGTGGAGCACAAGCAGCCTCTGACATCTCAACGTGAGCAGCTACCGACACTAGAGCCCGAACAGCGCCCGCCAACTGAATCTGAGCGGTCATCGGCATCTGAACTTCAGCAGCTCATGCAAAGCGATCCTGCGCAAACTTCGACATTTCAACATGAGCAGCCACTAGAGCCCGAACAGCGTCCAACAGCTGAAACTGAGTGGTCATCAGCATCTGAACTTCAGCAGCTCATGCAAAGCGATCCTGCGCAACCTTCGACATCTCAACATGAGAAGCTACTGGAGCCTGAACAGCACCCGACAGCTGAAACTGAGCAGCCATCAACATCTGAGCTCGAGCAGTCATCAACATTAAAGAGAAAGACTTTTGAAGAATTGTTATTGGACCTTGTAAGAAACGACAAAACCTCGGACAaaccaaagaaaaggaaaaaattgTTAATAACTGTGAAATAA